The nucleotide sequence AGCAGAACGGGTTGCTCAGCCCCACGAACTAAAACGTCCTAGGAGTATTAAGCTAGCAATGCCCTTCACTCCGGCCTTGGCCCAGGCGCTAgcttcatcctcctcctccttcttcttcttcttcttcctttttttccgCGAATAGCTAGCTTTATCCTTGATAGACTGCAACAGGAGCGCGGTGGAGGGCCGGGCGTTGTCCGAAGATACAGGCATACTGATGCGTCCAGATGGACCAGACAAGCATTTCGAAGTCTTTCGCGACACTGTTGTGGTGCTTGATACGACGAAGATTTTCACACCCATTACTAGAGGATCTTAGCAAATAACCAATCTGCATCAAAAATGTCGGTTTTGAGTTTACAGTACACAAGGAACGACTTGGACAAAAGAGATTATATTTCAGAAAATATATATTATAAACTTTTTTGTGGTAAATATATATTATAAACTAAAGTACATGTACCAAATTCCCATTTCATGTGGCTACCATGTGAGGAATCTATGTAGATGATGATGTATGGTCAGAGCTAAATGTCTTACAACGCAGGCCATTTCGAATTGCAGGGGAATCTGAGTATGAAACGCAAACTCGTACTCCGACAACGCACAACGTTATTGCTTCCCATGCGTAAATTAGCACCAAcataattttattttataagCTAAGGTAGTGCTGCGATCAAGCTTGGGTAATGGCACAATGTAAATTGGTAGCAGTACCCATGGATTAAGTAGGAGGATTCATAACATCCATACTGTAAGAGGATAATAAAACTTGTAttcaagagttggagtacatctttgggatggagggagtatgttATGACCGACATATTAGGTGGGCTGTGGCCCAAGTTATCTTATCGttattaggggcttagcccagtTATCTTATCGGTATTAGGGTCGTTTGCTTAGGAGTCAAGTAAATCTCTCTATATAAggagaggagatgtatcaatctaatcaagcaagaagcaatcagtatttgctcggcttcccttagggagccgggagacctaaccctagccgcctcttggcgccgccgccgcctcttctccACCACGCAAGGACGGCGCCcagccgccggccgccgcgcccttGACCTCGTCTTCCTCCATCTTTCCCCTACAATCTCCATCCTAGAACCAACAGAACCCTAGCTCCTAACACCTTGGTATCAGGTAGCTCAGTTCCGATCATGTCTTCGCCGCCGCCCATCCCGTCGCTTCCGCTGCCGACCGTCACCACCATGCCGCTGGCCTTCTCCACCGCGCCGCTGCCCTCCCCGTCCGTGCCGCTGGTCGCATTCTCCGGCGCCGCCACCACCCAGATGACGGCGCCCTCCACCGCACCATCGGCCGCCGTCTACTCCCCGGTGGAGATCACCGGGGTCCTCAACGATCTCGTCACCGCCGTCCAGGGGATACAACTATACCTAGCTGGCCCCTACGGGTCGCCGGCCGCCGTGACCGGGCCGGCCGCCCTGCCGTGGTATTCGGCACCCGCGGCGCCGACGGGGCCTCTACACCACCACTGGCCGCTTCagccgccgcccgctgccgcgcCCCAATGGTCGCAGTGGCTGGCGCCGGCCCTCGCTGCGTCACCCACGCCACCCGGGTCGTTGCCGCCACCGCCCTGGCAGCCCTGGCAGCCGCCGCACCCCGGGGCCACCGTGACGCTGGTCGGGCCGCTGCAGCTACAGCCAGCCCCCGCCACCGCCCCGATCTGGCCACAATGGCCGGCCACGGCCATCGCCGCACCCGCCACCTCCGCCGTTTCCAGGCAGCAGCAGCTGCCGCGGCCGGCGCCTCCGCCGCCCAGCACCGGGCTAACTACAACCGCGCCGGCGGGCGTGCCGATTCAGCAAGTGCAGTTCCCGCCCTCGCCATCCCAGCTTCCGGCCTGGTTGCCCGGGACGTCACCACCGCCAGTCTACACCATGGCCGTCGACCAGCTGGCGCCCTCCCTGTCGTACGACGGGCCCTCCGGCTCCGCGGGTTTCCACGCTGGCTTCGACGGGCCACCGCTTTCCTGCGGACCACCTGTGCACATCGGACCAATGCCATCCTCTTCGCTGCTCCGTACCGCCGAGCCGTACACTCATGGCGGTCATGCTCAGACACCGCCGCGCTTCGCCAAGCTCGCCTTCGCCACCTACGACGGCGCCGAGGACCCCCTCAACTGGCTCAACCAGTGCGAGCAGTTCTTCCGGGGGCAACGGACGCTCGCGTCGGACCGCACCTGGCTCGCCTCTTATCACCTCCGCGGCGCCGCACAGACGTGGTACTACGCCCTCGAGCAGGACGAGGGTGGCATGCCCTCATGGGAGCGTTTTCGCGAGTTCTGCCTCCTTCGCTTCGGACTACCGATACGTGGGAGCCGGCTGGCGGAGTTGGGCCGCCTTCCCTTCACCTCTACGGTGCAGGACTACATCGACCGCTTTCAGGCCCTGGCGTGCCACGCGTCCGCCGTGACGGCTCACCAGCGGGCCGAACTCTTCGTCGGCGGTCTGCCAGATCATATCCGCGTGGACGTCGAGCTGCAGGGACCCCAGGACCTCCAGACGGCCATGTACTACGCCCGCGCGTTCGAGCGCCGCGCGGTGGCCATCCAGCAGGCATCACCGTCCCGGGCCGCTGGGCCGCCACCCTGGCCGGATGTTTCCGAGCAGGGTCAGCCTGCTCAGGCTTCCGCAGCACACCTTGCCGTGACCGCGGCGCGCCCGTTCCGCCGGTTCACCTCGGCCGAGCTACTCGAGCGTCGCCGCCAAGGGTTGTGCTTCAACTACGACGAGACCTACATGCCCGGCCACGTCTGCCCCCGACTCTTCTACCTGGAGGCTGCAGACTACATTGAGGAGGACGCCGTCGCCGCCGGGCTCGGCGACCTGGCCGCCCCAGCTGTCGCGGAGGTGTTTGACGCTGGTTGATCACCTCGAGGAGTTCAGTAAGCGCTTCCCCGCCTTacagctcgaggacgagctgtttgtGCAGGCGGGGAGAAGTGTTATGACCGACATATTAGGTGGGCTGTGGCCCAAGTTGTCTTATCGttattaggggcttagcccagtTATCTTATCGGTATTAGGGTCGTTTGCTtaggagtcaagtaaacctctctatataaggagaggagatgtatcaatctaatcaagcaagaagcAATCAGTATTTGCTCGGCTTCCCTTAGGGAGCCAGGagacctaaccctagccgcctcttgcgccgccgccgcctcttctccACCACGCAAGGACGGCGCCcagccgccggccgccgcgcccttGACCTCGTCTTCCTCCATCTTTCCCCTACAATCTCCGCCCTAGAACCAACAGAACCCTAGCTCCTAACAGAGTACATCTTTTTAAATGGCAAAGTAGTACGGTATCGGTTGGTATTAACAGATCAAATGGCATTCTCGGCAGTGGTCGACATGTCGTGGTCATCAACAAGTCCAACATTGTTCCCCACCAAAAATAGTTCAGAATTTTCACTCTTTCACGGGTAGATAGAGAGGATTGTGCTGGTTACTGTAGGGGCAATTTGAGAACACTCCGCTGCTTCCATATCAGTATTCCATAAAATGTACCAGAAGTGCAAATATACTACTCACAGTCACATATATTCCAATGCATCTGCACAATGGCCCGAATTTAATATGTGTATGAATATGACATGAGGATGAAGAAATTCATGGCCATGACATGCTTTCTTCTATACTGAAGTGGTACTCAGACATACCAGGGTCTCATGAATCTAATTAATAGCTTCATCAGGTGATACCAACAACCAAACCAGCATGTTACTGACATGATAGGCCTGATCTCACAATTTCGTATCTCCAATACATGTGTTCCAAAACAAGGGTGAAAAAGTTCACATCAGGATTCAGGAAAAGTATTCAGGAATTAAAAAGTTCATAATAAACCATGGTTTCTTTTCTACTGAATGATGGCATAAACATAACAGGATTCAGGAATCAAACTACCAGTTTCATCACAAGCTAGCAATGACCAAACCAGCATCTAGAAGACATACATCAGTGGACAACCAGCACACAGTTACCAATTTTCATAGCCCGTCCCTGGCTCATGCGAATCTGAAATTAGTCGGCACTTCCCCTCTGCAAGCAGCATCATAGTCTTCAGCGAGGTATGGTGCAGCTTCCGTGTGAGGGCATATGAACTTCTCCACGAACACCTTCTCGGTCGCCTTGACAATTGAAAAGTAACTCCATCCGAGATTTAGCATTCCATTTTCCTTAAGGAACTTCGTAACATAGTACCGAGGCCTCAGTCGACCCTCGAGGCTAAGACAGAGCATTACTGACCGAGGAGCAATGTACGCCGGTTCCAGCCCCACCTCAGAGATAAGGAACTCGGACATACGCAGGAGCGTGTCCTCAGACCTCGACAGCACCATTGGAGACCTACAGACAGCAATGCCCACCTCAGCATCGGACCACCTGAACGTCCTCTTCAAGTACGCCACTTCGGCGGCGATCTTCTCCTCGCCGCGGAACGCGACAGCCTGCATCGCTTTTCTGAACATCCCGGAGCCGCGGCGCACACCCAGACTTTCGGTACATGCCGCCATCGCCCGGACCTTCTCTGGTTTGATGCTAAGCAGCCTCGGAAGAGAGGTGCACAGCTTGGCAATATCACAAGCACCTAGCCCGCACTCCCGCAGGAATACGACGTTGGGCTCTACCACCTTGTCGATGTTGGATGACAGGAGGTAGGAGTTCTGCTTGAGAACGCGAAGGAGGTTCTCCGGGGATCTGAAGAGGGGCAGGTAGTAGTGCAGCCTGGAGACGACGGGTTTGCAGCGGAAGATAGTGCAGCCGAGCATAACGAGCTGAGCGATCTGAGAACGCGACATGCCCATGCCGGCGAGCCCCGCGACATTGGAGGTTAGTGTGTCCACTTTGGCGCAGAGCAACCGCGGGTCAgcggc is from Triticum urartu cultivar G1812 unplaced genomic scaffold, Tu2.1 TuUngrouped_contig_211, whole genome shotgun sequence and encodes:
- the LOC125526868 gene encoding transcription termination factor MTEF18, mitochondrial-like, encoding MIRLRSCILTHLLHSPPASPISLRRLLSTTEPVPPVPANPGFAVEDYLVATCGLTRPQALKASLKLSGLKSPSKPDSVLALLAGLGLSSADVAALVAADPRLLCAKVDTLTSNVAGLAGMGMSRSQIAQLVMLGCTIFRCKPVVSRLHYYLPLFRSPENLLRVLKQNSYLLSSNIDKVVEPNVVFLRECGLGACDIAKLCTSLPRLLSIKPEKVRAMAACTESLGVRRGSGMFRKAMQAVAFRGEEKIAAEVAYLKRTFRWSDAEVGIAVCRSPMVLSRSEDTLLRMSEFLISEVGLEPAYIAPRSVMLCLSLEGRLRPRYYVTKFLKENGMLNLGWSYFSIVKATEKVFVEKFICPHTEAAPYLAEDYDAACRGEVPTNFRFA